The following are encoded together in the Vigna unguiculata cultivar IT97K-499-35 chromosome 2, ASM411807v1, whole genome shotgun sequence genome:
- the LOC114171165 gene encoding protein TIFY 6A-like isoform X1: MERDFMGLNSKEPFVEVKEGMNNDCGCKNSGFTKGGMVKWPFMNKVPVHPHLMSLNTPQQIRSDDSTAFRLKSVNHDGQGGGIHFSLTPYPALHDVNYMNRPHNVKMFPSLKSPFATVAQNMNASGMKQPLLGGIPVTAPHSCVKPCVSTPKLTIFYAGTVNVFDDITPEKAKAIMLMARNGISVASNVTVPNNVEAARHSKPIPLSSPLSVSSHSGAKSGSVSSSSDEFLTPKTFVNKADTPKAVNTNTMLPSAVPQARKASLARFLEKRKERVLSAAPYNLNKKCENMSEESASEGADAV, encoded by the exons ATGGAGAGGGATTTTATGGGTCTGAACTCGAAGGAACCGTTCGTTGAAGTGAAGGAAGGGATGAATAATGATTGTGGGTGCAAAAACTCAG GTTTCACAAAAGGAGGAATGGTAAAATGGCCCTTTATGAACAAAGTACCTGTCCATCCTCATTTGATGTCCTTGAATACTCCTCAG CAGATCAGATCAGATGACTCCACTGCGTTCAgattg AAATCTGTGAATCATGATGGACAAGGTGGTGGCATTCATTTTTCCCTGACACCTTATCCTGCACTACATGATGTGAATTATATGAACCGCCCTCATAATGTGAAGATGTTTCCATCCCTAAAGAGTCCTTTTGCAACTGTTGCTCAGAATATGAATGCTTCTGGTATGAAGCAACCACTACTAGGTGGAATACCTGTTACAGCACCCCATTCATG TGTGAAACCATGTGTATCTACTCCTAAACTTACCATCTTCTATGCTGGCACCGTGAATGTGTTTGATGATATCACTCCTGAGAAG GCTAAAGCAATCATGTTGATGGCTAGGAATGGCATATCAGTTGCTTCTAATGTGACAGTGCCTAATAATGTTGAGGCAGCCAGACATAGTAAACCCATACCACTCTCAAGTCCTTTATCTGTTTCTTCACATAGTGGTGCAAAATCAGGGAGTGTTTCAAGTAGCAGTGATGAATTTCTGACACCTAAAACTTTTGTTAACAAAGCAGACACTCCTAAAGCAGTCAACACAAACACCATGCTACCATCAG CTGTGCCACAAGCTCGCAAGGCATCACTGGCTCGATTTTTGGAGAAGCGCAAGGAAAG GGTGTTGAGTGCAGCACCATATAACCTGAACAAGAAGTGTGAGAATATGTCAGAAGAGAGTGCAAGTGAGGGTGCTGATGCAGTATAA
- the LOC114171165 gene encoding protein TIFY 6A-like isoform X3: MERDFMGLNSKEPFVEVKEGMNNDCGCKNSGFTKGGMVKWPFMNKVPVHPHLMSLNTPQKSVNHDGQGGGIHFSLTPYPALHDVNYMNRPHNVKMFPSLKSPFATVAQNMNASGMKQPLLGGIPVTAPHSCVKPCVSTPKLTIFYAGTVNVFDDITPEKAKAIMLMARNGISVASNVTVPNNVEAARHSKPIPLSSPLSVSSHSGAKSGSVSSSSDEFLTPKTFVNKADTPKAVNTNTMLPSAVPQARKASLARFLEKRKERVLSAAPYNLNKKCENMSEESASEGADAV, from the exons ATGGAGAGGGATTTTATGGGTCTGAACTCGAAGGAACCGTTCGTTGAAGTGAAGGAAGGGATGAATAATGATTGTGGGTGCAAAAACTCAG GTTTCACAAAAGGAGGAATGGTAAAATGGCCCTTTATGAACAAAGTACCTGTCCATCCTCATTTGATGTCCTTGAATACTCCTCAG AAATCTGTGAATCATGATGGACAAGGTGGTGGCATTCATTTTTCCCTGACACCTTATCCTGCACTACATGATGTGAATTATATGAACCGCCCTCATAATGTGAAGATGTTTCCATCCCTAAAGAGTCCTTTTGCAACTGTTGCTCAGAATATGAATGCTTCTGGTATGAAGCAACCACTACTAGGTGGAATACCTGTTACAGCACCCCATTCATG TGTGAAACCATGTGTATCTACTCCTAAACTTACCATCTTCTATGCTGGCACCGTGAATGTGTTTGATGATATCACTCCTGAGAAG GCTAAAGCAATCATGTTGATGGCTAGGAATGGCATATCAGTTGCTTCTAATGTGACAGTGCCTAATAATGTTGAGGCAGCCAGACATAGTAAACCCATACCACTCTCAAGTCCTTTATCTGTTTCTTCACATAGTGGTGCAAAATCAGGGAGTGTTTCAAGTAGCAGTGATGAATTTCTGACACCTAAAACTTTTGTTAACAAAGCAGACACTCCTAAAGCAGTCAACACAAACACCATGCTACCATCAG CTGTGCCACAAGCTCGCAAGGCATCACTGGCTCGATTTTTGGAGAAGCGCAAGGAAAG GGTGTTGAGTGCAGCACCATATAACCTGAACAAGAAGTGTGAGAATATGTCAGAAGAGAGTGCAAGTGAGGGTGCTGATGCAGTATAA
- the LOC114171165 gene encoding protein TIFY 6A-like isoform X2: MERDFMGLNSKEPFVEVKEGMNNDCGCKNSGFTKGGMVKWPFMNKVPVHPHLMSLNTPQIRSDDSTAFRLKSVNHDGQGGGIHFSLTPYPALHDVNYMNRPHNVKMFPSLKSPFATVAQNMNASGMKQPLLGGIPVTAPHSCVKPCVSTPKLTIFYAGTVNVFDDITPEKAKAIMLMARNGISVASNVTVPNNVEAARHSKPIPLSSPLSVSSHSGAKSGSVSSSSDEFLTPKTFVNKADTPKAVNTNTMLPSAVPQARKASLARFLEKRKERVLSAAPYNLNKKCENMSEESASEGADAV; encoded by the exons ATGGAGAGGGATTTTATGGGTCTGAACTCGAAGGAACCGTTCGTTGAAGTGAAGGAAGGGATGAATAATGATTGTGGGTGCAAAAACTCAG GTTTCACAAAAGGAGGAATGGTAAAATGGCCCTTTATGAACAAAGTACCTGTCCATCCTCATTTGATGTCCTTGAATACTCCTCAG ATCAGATCAGATGACTCCACTGCGTTCAgattg AAATCTGTGAATCATGATGGACAAGGTGGTGGCATTCATTTTTCCCTGACACCTTATCCTGCACTACATGATGTGAATTATATGAACCGCCCTCATAATGTGAAGATGTTTCCATCCCTAAAGAGTCCTTTTGCAACTGTTGCTCAGAATATGAATGCTTCTGGTATGAAGCAACCACTACTAGGTGGAATACCTGTTACAGCACCCCATTCATG TGTGAAACCATGTGTATCTACTCCTAAACTTACCATCTTCTATGCTGGCACCGTGAATGTGTTTGATGATATCACTCCTGAGAAG GCTAAAGCAATCATGTTGATGGCTAGGAATGGCATATCAGTTGCTTCTAATGTGACAGTGCCTAATAATGTTGAGGCAGCCAGACATAGTAAACCCATACCACTCTCAAGTCCTTTATCTGTTTCTTCACATAGTGGTGCAAAATCAGGGAGTGTTTCAAGTAGCAGTGATGAATTTCTGACACCTAAAACTTTTGTTAACAAAGCAGACACTCCTAAAGCAGTCAACACAAACACCATGCTACCATCAG CTGTGCCACAAGCTCGCAAGGCATCACTGGCTCGATTTTTGGAGAAGCGCAAGGAAAG GGTGTTGAGTGCAGCACCATATAACCTGAACAAGAAGTGTGAGAATATGTCAGAAGAGAGTGCAAGTGAGGGTGCTGATGCAGTATAA